The sequence below is a genomic window from Sphingomonas jaspsi DSM 18422.
TGCTCGGCGGGCTTGGCGACAGCGCTGTTTCCGGCGGCCAGCGCGGCGGCGACGGGGCCGATAAAGATCGCCAGCGGGAAGTTCCACGGGCTGATGCAGGCCCAGACACCACGGCCGTGAAGGCGAAGCTCGTTAAGTTCGCCGGTTGGACCCGGGAGCGGGAGCGCGGTGGTGAAAAGGCGGCGGGCTTCGCTGGCGTAATAGCGGAGGAAGTCGACCGCCTCGCGCACTTCGAGCACCGCATCGACCGGGGTCTTTCCGGCTTCGCGAATGCACAGCGAAAAAAGCTCTTCGCGGTGGGTTTCGAACAGGTCGGCGGCGCGTTCGAGCAACGCGGCACGATCTTCGCCGCCCAAAAGGTCCCAACTGGCCTGAGCTTTGTGCGCGGCGCGGACAATCCGGTCGACGTCCTTTTCGCTCGCCCAGACAACGTCACCAACCTCGCGGCCGGTGTCGAATGGCGAGACGATGGTGCAACGATCACCGCTGCCGCCGCCCGTCGGCGCGGCCGACCAGCGCTTCGATTCCAGTCCTTTCAGACGGACCATCAGCGGCTCACGAACCAACGGGTCGCTGAGATCGACCCCTGCGCTATTCTTTCGCCCGCCGAAAATGGCGTCGGGCAGCGGGATGATCGGGTTGCGTTTGGGCTCCAGCGTCGCGAGCTGTGCGACCGGATCGCGGACCAGCTCGTCGACCGGCACGTCATCGTCCGCGATGCGATTAACGAAGCTGCTGTTGGCGCCATTTTCGAGCAAGCGGCGGACGAGATAGGCGAGTAGTTCCTTGTGGCTGCCGACCGGGGCGTAGATTCGGACCGGGGTCGGGATTTCGCCGATGCCCTGCTCGAGTTTGGCCAGCTCTTCGTAAAGCCCTTCGCCCATGCCGTGGAGCCGCTGGAATTCAAAGCCGGGCTGTCCTTTACGCGGGCCAGCCATTGCCTTCACCGCGCCGATCGTGTTGGCGTTGTGGGTGGCGAAAGCAGGGTAGATGCAATCGCTCGCCGCCAGCAACTTCTTTGCGCAGGCGAGGTAGCTGACGTCGGTCGCAACCTTGCGGGTGAAGACGGGATAGTCGCTGAGCCCCGCGACCTGCGCCATCTTGATCTCGCTGTCCCAATAGGCGCCCTTGACCAGGCGCACCATCAGCTTGCGGCGGTGGGTGCGGGCCAGTTCGACGACCCAGTCGACCATTGGCACGGCGCGCTTCGAATAGGCCTGCAGCGCAAGCCCGAAGCCGCCCCAGCCATTCGCGAACAGGCTGTCGTCGGCGACCAGCGCCTCGATCAGGTCCATCGACAGCTCGAGGCGATCCGCCTCTTCCGCGTCGATGGTGAAGTGGACGTCGGCCTTGCTGGCCTGCATGGCGAGATCGCGAAGGACCGGCAGGATCGCGGCCTTGGCCTCCTCGGCGTGGCTCCATTCATAGCGCGGATGGAGCGCGCTGAGCTTGACGGAGATGCCCGGCGCGGCCTTGAAGCCGCCCTTGGCCTTCTTGGCGATGACGCCCAGCGCATCGGCATAAGCCTTGGCATAGCGGGCAGCGTCGGCATGGGTCTTGGCCGCCTCGCCCAGCATGTCGAAGCTATGGCTCCAGCCCTTCGACTGTTCGGGCGCAGCGCGCTTCAGCGCTTCATCGATGGTGCGGCCGAAAACGAACTGCTTGCCAAGAATCTTCATCGCCTGGCTGACGGCGGTACGGATCACCGGCTCACCGAGACGACCTACAGCGCGGCCAAGGGCAGCGCGCCAATTGTCGGTCTTGTCGTTGGCCTCGTCG
It includes:
- the putA gene encoding bifunctional proline dehydrogenase/L-glutamate gamma-semialdehyde dehydrogenase PutA, producing the protein MIDRSELRQAYRPDENALVRLRIEQAKLEPRQQSEATAIARTLVKAVRGHKAAGLDAFLQAYDLGSDEGIALMCLAEALLRVPDAETADDLIHDKLSGPDWSEKMGESRSTFVNAATFSLLLTGKVLDEANDKTDNWRAALGRAVGRLGEPVIRTAVSQAMKILGKQFVFGRTIDEALKRAAPEQSKGWSHSFDMLGEAAKTHADAARYAKAYADALGVIAKKAKGGFKAAPGISVKLSALHPRYEWSHAEEAKAAILPVLRDLAMQASKADVHFTIDAEEADRLELSMDLIEALVADDSLFANGWGGFGLALQAYSKRAVPMVDWVVELARTHRRKLMVRLVKGAYWDSEIKMAQVAGLSDYPVFTRKVATDVSYLACAKKLLAASDCIYPAFATHNANTIGAVKAMAGPRKGQPGFEFQRLHGMGEGLYEELAKLEQGIGEIPTPVRIYAPVGSHKELLAYLVRRLLENGANSSFVNRIADDDVPVDELVRDPVAQLATLEPKRNPIIPLPDAIFGGRKNSAGVDLSDPLVREPLMVRLKGLESKRWSAAPTGGGSGDRCTIVSPFDTGREVGDVVWASEKDVDRIVRAAHKAQASWDLLGGEDRAALLERAADLFETHREELFSLCIREAGKTPVDAVLEVREAVDFLRYYASEARRLFTTALPLPGPTGELNELRLHGRGVWACISPWNFPLAIFIGPVAAALAAGNSAVAKPAEQTPLIGARAIELMHEAGIPADVVQMVPGDGKAGAALTAHPLIAGVAFTGSTETARAINRSLANRDGPIVPLIAETGGQNAMIVDSSALPEQVTRDVVASSFQSAGQRCSALRVLFVQDDVADGMLDMIAGALQALTVGDPSDLRTDVGPVIDVEAKAALDKHLAALRKKSRLIAQLALPDSARRGHFVAPTMVRLNSLDELDREHFGPILHVIRWKSGQLDKVIEAINSTGYGLTCGLQSRIDTTRVYVERHVRAGNLYVNRNQIGAVVESQPFGGEGLSGTGPKAGGPHYVARFATERVTCIDTTAAGGNASLMAAVEG